CTTTTTCTTCTCACTTACTGGCTCCCAGAGTTAACCGTCTACTTGCCCTAGGAGCAGGGAAGCCACAGTGAGTGGATGTCCACATGCAGCCACTATCCTCAGGCAGGGACACCAGTGCCAGGGAGGAGACAGTCATGGGGGGCTGGCGCCCCCCACAACTGCAAAGCTGCCAGAGCTCACATCACTACTTGTCCCCAGTGAGCAGGTAGAGCACAGGATCCAGGCAGCTGTTGGCACTGGCTAGAGGCCGAGTCACTTTGTAGACCACACTGAGAATGTTCAGCACCCAGCAGTCAGCTTCCAACAGTCTTGATGTGTAATAAATGGTGTGGGTGATGTGGAAAGGCACGAAGCAGACAGCAAAGACAGCATCACAACGATGGTGCAGAGAGAACACAGACGAGAAGATAATCGGGCGGCCCCTGGCAACCGGCGATACAGGCGCCGGGCCATGAGCCCCTAGCAGACAAGAGTGACCAGACAGGGCACTCCAAAGAGCAACCCCATGATTGCCGAACTGAAGTGCACATAGTGGTCAAACTCCTCAGGCTGAGTGGTGTCATGGCACAGGAGGGGATGCTTTTTGGTGCTGGTTGTGACAAAGAACAGGTTGGGCACCAGGCAGCCGGCTGAGACCAACCAAACCACCAGGCAGAGAAGGCCTGCAAAGCGAGGGCGGCCCTAGCGCAGTGCCCGCAGTGGGTGGCAGATGCCCAGGTAGCAGTGCACACTGATGCAGGTGAGGAAAAGGACACTGCAGTAGAGGTTCCAATAGAAAAGAAATTGGATAAACTTGCAGAGCCCAGTACCAAAGGGCCAGTGGTTGCGGGCCGCATAATAGTAGATGAGGGTAGGTAGTGACAGCACGTACAAAGTATCTGACAAGGCCAAATGGAACATGTAGGTGGCTGTTGCATCCCAGGGTCGGAGGCGAAAGAAGAAGAGCCAGAGAGTCAGGGTGTTGAGGCCAAGACCCAACAGAAAGACAACTGTGTAGCTCACAGGCAGCAGAATGAACTTGAACTCCTCATTAAAACTGCAGTCCAGCTCTGCCTCACTGTCGCCAGGatctgggctggggcctggggttgTGAGCAGAGAGCACTCTGCCCTGGCCATGGTTCCCCTATAGATAGAAAGGGCAGAAG
The Vulpes vulpes isolate BD-2025 chromosome X, VulVul3, whole genome shotgun sequence genome window above contains:
- the P2RY4 gene encoding LOW QUALITY PROTEIN: P2Y purinoceptor 4 (The sequence of the model RefSeq protein was modified relative to this genomic sequence to represent the inferred CDS: inserted 1 base in 1 codon; substituted 4 bases at 4 genomic stop codons), producing MARAECSLLTTPGPSPDPGDSEAELDCSFNEEFKFILLPVSYTVVFLLGLGLNTLTLWLFFFRLRPWDATATYMFHLALSDTLYVLSLPTLIYYYAARNHWPFGTGLCKFIQFLFYWNLYCSVLFLTCISVHCYLGICHPLRALRXGRPRFAGLLCLVVWLVSAGCLVPNLFFVTTSTKKHPLLCHDTTQPEEFDHYVHFSSAIMGLLFGVPCLVTLVCXGLMARRLYRRLPGAARLSSRLCSLCTIVVMXVFAVCFVPFHITHTIYYTSRLLEADCWVLNILSVVYKVTRPLASANSCLDPVLYLLTGDKXXCELWQLCSCGGRQPPMTVSSLALVSLPEDSGCMWTSTHCGFPAPRASRRLTLGASK